One part of the Halobacteria archaeon AArc-dxtr1 genome encodes these proteins:
- a CDS encoding metal-dependent transcriptional regulator has translation MNTADQYLKAIYLAQRMEDGPASTGTLADILGVSPASVNEMIGKLEERELVEHEKYKGATLTDEGLGRAHEALQTYCIIERFLANVLEVEEFREEARVLESVIDETVAERLDTIIDRPEQCPDCFDPEADCCRLLEVSGQAD, from the coding sequence AAGGCGATCTATCTCGCCCAGCGGATGGAAGACGGACCAGCATCGACTGGTACACTCGCTGACATCCTCGGCGTGAGCCCTGCAAGTGTAAACGAGATGATTGGGAAGCTCGAGGAGCGCGAACTCGTCGAGCACGAAAAGTACAAGGGAGCGACCCTGACCGACGAAGGCCTGGGGCGCGCTCACGAGGCGCTCCAGACGTACTGCATCATCGAGCGGTTTCTCGCGAACGTTCTCGAGGTCGAAGAGTTTCGCGAGGAAGCCCGCGTCTTAGAGAGCGTCATCGACGAGACAGTCGCCGAACGCCTGGATACGATCATCGACCGACCCGAACAGTGTCCCGATTGCTTCGATCCCGAGGCCGACTGCTGTCGACTCCTCGAGGTTAGCGGACAGGCAGACTAG